The following are encoded in a window of Sutcliffiella horikoshii genomic DNA:
- the hflX gene encoding GTPase HflX yields the protein MNETQKKDMERVILVGCQLPKDDDQAFFYSMDELASLTKTANGEVLVSLTQKRERVHPATYIGKGKLEELVQLEEELEPEIIIFNGELAPSQNRNLSKILNARIIDRTQLILDIFAQRAKSKEGKLQVELAQLQYLLPRLGGKGVELSRLGGGIGTRGPGETKLESDRRHINRRIVDIKTQLTSIVSHRERYRERRKRNQAFQLSLVGYTNAGKSTIFNRLTEAGTFEENLLFATLDPTTRKVMMPSGFNALLTDTVGFIQDLPTSLVAAFRSTLEEVTEADLILHVVDSSSPDHVNHEKTVDKLLKELGVEGVPVLTIYNKKDQTTEGFTPAYNQEILHISALDPMDITLLINKIESLIKVQMEPYHIVVPSSEGKMIAQLKQETVLSTMEFTEETESYELQGYYFDNSKLASVIQQRMKK from the coding sequence TTGAACGAAACGCAAAAGAAAGACATGGAAAGAGTCATTCTAGTTGGCTGTCAGTTGCCAAAAGATGACGATCAAGCATTCTTCTATTCGATGGATGAATTAGCATCCCTGACCAAAACGGCCAACGGAGAAGTTTTAGTTTCCTTAACTCAAAAAAGAGAACGGGTTCACCCTGCTACATACATAGGTAAAGGGAAATTAGAAGAGTTGGTCCAGCTTGAAGAAGAATTAGAACCTGAAATCATTATTTTTAACGGAGAACTGGCACCAAGTCAAAACAGAAACCTCTCTAAAATACTTAATGCCAGAATCATTGATCGCACACAGTTGATCTTAGACATATTTGCTCAGCGTGCCAAATCAAAAGAAGGAAAGCTTCAAGTAGAATTGGCTCAACTTCAGTACCTATTACCCCGCCTTGGCGGAAAAGGTGTGGAACTGTCCCGTCTTGGAGGAGGAATAGGAACAAGAGGACCGGGTGAAACGAAATTAGAATCCGATCGCAGACATATTAATAGAAGAATTGTGGATATCAAAACCCAGCTAACTTCGATTGTCAGTCATCGAGAAAGATATCGTGAGCGCAGAAAAAGAAATCAAGCATTTCAACTTTCGTTGGTCGGATATACCAATGCGGGTAAATCAACCATTTTCAATCGTCTGACGGAAGCTGGTACGTTTGAGGAGAACCTATTATTCGCAACTCTCGATCCAACAACAAGAAAGGTCATGATGCCATCTGGATTTAATGCCCTTCTGACTGACACTGTAGGATTTATCCAAGACCTGCCGACCTCGCTTGTAGCAGCATTCCGTTCTACACTTGAAGAAGTGACGGAAGCTGACCTGATTTTACATGTGGTCGATAGCTCCAGTCCCGATCACGTCAACCATGAAAAAACGGTAGACAAACTGCTGAAGGAACTTGGAGTGGAAGGTGTTCCTGTATTAACAATTTATAATAAGAAGGATCAGACCACTGAAGGGTTCACACCTGCTTATAATCAAGAAATTTTGCATATTAGTGCTTTAGACCCTATGGACATCACCTTATTGATCAATAAGATAGAATCGCTCATCAAAGTTCAGATGGAGCCCTATCATATTGTTGTGCCGTCTTCGGAAGGGAAAATGATTGCACAATTAAAACAAGAGACTGTCCTTTCAACTATGGAATTTACCGAAGAGACAGAAAGCTATGAATTACAAGGGTATTATTTTGATAACTCAAAATTGGCTTCTGTCATTCAGCAAAGAATGAAGAAATAG
- a CDS encoding aminotransferase class I/II-fold pyridoxal phosphate-dependent enzyme — protein MFHLLQHGEVIEPIVRKIEEKLQESFQQVDAGVETNQFRVLKSFQENRVSDSHFIPSTGYGYDDIGRDTLEKIYAEVFGGEAGLVRPQIISGTHAISIALFGVLRPGDELLYITGKPYDTLEEIVGIRGSGVGSLKEYNIGYKTIDLKNNRGIDWEAVSNAITPSTKMIGIQRSKGYATRPSFTIEEIKEMIRFVKEIKPDVVVFVDNCYGEFVELEEPCHIGADLMAGSLIKNPGGGIAKTGGYIVGKKELVEACSYRMTSPGIGAEAGASLYSLQEMYQGFFLAPHVVGQALKGAMFTAAFLEELGMNTSPSWDAHRTDLIQSVQFDDKEKMIAFCQAIQYASPVNSHVTPYANYMPGYEDDVIMAAGTFIQGASIELTADGPIRAPYVAYVQGGLTYAHVKIAVCSAVDHLISKGLLDS, from the coding sequence ATGTTCCATTTATTACAACACGGGGAAGTCATTGAACCGATCGTACGTAAAATAGAAGAAAAGCTTCAAGAAAGTTTTCAACAAGTGGATGCAGGTGTAGAAACCAATCAATTCAGAGTTTTAAAAAGCTTTCAGGAGAATCGTGTAAGTGATTCTCATTTCATTCCATCCACTGGATATGGATATGATGACATTGGACGAGATACGCTTGAGAAAATCTATGCGGAAGTATTTGGTGGGGAAGCGGGACTGGTGCGACCACAAATCATCTCGGGCACACATGCCATCTCGATTGCACTGTTTGGGGTGTTGCGGCCTGGAGATGAACTGCTTTATATCACTGGAAAGCCATATGATACGTTAGAAGAAATTGTAGGAATTCGCGGAAGTGGCGTGGGCTCTTTGAAAGAATATAATATTGGCTATAAAACCATTGATCTAAAGAATAATCGTGGAATTGACTGGGAAGCGGTGAGCAATGCAATAACGCCTTCCACCAAAATGATTGGCATACAACGTTCAAAGGGGTATGCTACAAGACCTTCTTTTACAATAGAAGAAATTAAAGAAATGATCCGTTTTGTTAAGGAAATCAAACCAGACGTGGTGGTGTTTGTGGACAACTGTTACGGGGAATTCGTGGAGCTTGAAGAACCATGCCACATTGGGGCAGATTTAATGGCAGGCTCTCTAATTAAGAATCCTGGTGGAGGTATTGCTAAAACAGGCGGATATATTGTAGGAAAAAAAGAGTTGGTGGAAGCTTGTTCTTACAGGATGACTTCCCCTGGGATTGGCGCGGAGGCTGGTGCGAGTCTATACAGTCTGCAAGAAATGTATCAAGGTTTCTTCCTTGCTCCCCATGTAGTCGGCCAAGCGTTGAAAGGCGCTATGTTCACTGCTGCGTTTTTAGAAGAGCTTGGGATGAATACCTCCCCAAGCTGGGATGCACACCGTACGGATTTGATACAATCTGTGCAATTTGATGATAAAGAAAAAATGATTGCCTTTTGCCAGGCAATTCAATATGCATCACCTGTCAATTCTCATGTTACGCCATATGCCAACTATATGCCTGGGTATGAAGATGACGTCATTATGGCTGCAGGCACGTTTATTCAAGGTGCAAGTATTGAGCTTACGGCAGATGGTCCGATCAGAGCACCGTATGTTGCATATGTCCAGGGAGGCTTGACCTATGCGCATGTGAAGATTGCTGTGTGCAGTGCGGTGGATCATTTGATTAGTAAGGGGTTATTGGATAGTTGA
- the glnA gene encoding type I glutamate--ammonia ligase, with protein sequence MAKYTHEDIKRIVQEENVKYIRLQFTDILGTIKNVEIPVSQLEKALDNKMMFDGSSIEGFVRIEESDMNLYPDLDTFVVFPWTSEKGKVARFICDIYNPDGTPFDGDPRANLKRMLKEMEDLGFSDFNLGPEPEFFLFKLDEKGEPTLELNDKGGYFDLAPTDLGENCRRDIVLELEEMGFEIEASHHEVAPGQHEIDFKYASAIQACDDIQTFKLVVKTIARKHGLHATFMPKPLFGVNGSGMHCNLSLFKDGENAFYDANGDLELSDNARHFIAGIIKHATAFTAVTNPTVNSYKRLVPGYEAPCYVAWSARNRSPLIRIPASRGISTRVEVRSVDPAANPYLAMAVLLKAGLDGIKNKLEAPKPIDRNIYVMNKEERVAAGIADLPATLYAALEELKSNEVIQSALGEHLLEHFIEAKEIEWDMFRTQVHPWERDQYLTQY encoded by the coding sequence ATGGCTAAGTACACACACGAGGACATCAAACGTATCGTCCAGGAGGAAAATGTAAAATACATCCGTCTACAATTCACGGATATCCTTGGGACAATCAAAAATGTGGAAATCCCTGTAAGTCAGTTAGAAAAAGCTTTGGATAACAAAATGATGTTTGACGGATCTTCTATCGAAGGATTCGTACGTATCGAAGAATCGGATATGAACTTATACCCTGATCTTGACACATTTGTAGTTTTCCCTTGGACTTCTGAAAAAGGTAAAGTTGCACGCTTCATCTGTGATATCTACAACCCAGATGGAACGCCATTCGATGGAGACCCTCGTGCAAACTTAAAGCGTATGTTAAAGGAAATGGAAGACCTAGGATTTTCCGATTTCAACCTTGGACCAGAGCCAGAGTTCTTCCTATTTAAATTAGATGAAAAAGGCGAACCTACTTTAGAATTAAATGATAAAGGTGGATATTTCGACCTTGCTCCAACGGACCTTGGTGAAAACTGCCGCCGTGATATCGTTCTTGAGCTTGAAGAAATGGGCTTTGAAATTGAAGCTTCCCACCATGAAGTAGCTCCAGGACAACATGAAATTGATTTCAAATATGCAAGCGCAATTCAAGCTTGTGATGACATTCAAACTTTCAAGCTTGTTGTAAAAACAATCGCTCGTAAACACGGTTTGCATGCAACATTCATGCCAAAACCATTGTTCGGAGTGAACGGTTCTGGTATGCACTGCAACCTTTCCTTATTCAAAGACGGCGAAAATGCGTTCTATGATGCTAACGGTGACTTAGAATTAAGCGATAATGCAAGACACTTTATCGCAGGTATCATCAAGCACGCGACAGCTTTCACTGCAGTAACTAACCCTACTGTAAACTCTTATAAGCGTCTAGTACCTGGATACGAAGCACCTTGTTATGTTGCATGGTCTGCTCGTAACCGTAGCCCATTAATTCGTATTCCGGCTTCTCGTGGTATTTCCACTCGTGTAGAAGTTCGTAGTGTAGACCCGGCAGCAAATCCATACCTTGCTATGGCTGTATTATTAAAAGCTGGACTTGACGGCATTAAAAACAAATTGGAAGCTCCAAAGCCAATTGACCGCAACATCTATGTGATGAACAAAGAAGAGCGTGTCGCTGCTGGTATCGCAGACCTTCCGGCAACACTTTATGCTGCACTTGAAGAATTAAAATCAAATGAAGTTATCCAATCTGCTTTAGGTGAGCATTTACTTGAGCACTTCATCGAAGCAAAAGAAATCGAGTGGGATATGTTCCGTACACAGGTTCACCCATGGGAGAGAGATCAATATTTAACTCAATACTAA
- a CDS encoding IS256 family transposase translates to MTNINITINLEQLKAEVEKSSLGSPVKASLALVLNSLMEKERDEYINALSHERTDDRRGYRNGYYERELITGTGSLTLKVPRTRDGEFSTSVFQKYERCEQALILSMIEMVVNGVSTRKVTKIVEELCGKGVSKSLVSNLTKSLDPIVNEWRNRPLNTLYYPYIYVDAMYIKVRENDRVVSKGVLIACGVNEEGHREIIGLRVTHGESEESWSNFFDHLKSRGIQSPKMVISDAHAGLVAAIKESFLGTSWQRCCVHFLRNIMDSFPKKNSSEAKTELKEIFRTSNIKLSRELKRDFIEKYYEVKGFTKVIETLDAGFEDAMQFHSQKAELHKHLRTTNMLERVNREIRRRERVIQIFPNDQSAIRIIGSVLMKMEEEWSKSKYIHHI, encoded by the coding sequence ATGACCAACATTAATATTACTATAAATTTGGAACAACTTAAAGCCGAGGTAGAAAAAAGCTCTTTAGGATCCCCGGTAAAAGCATCTTTAGCCCTTGTATTGAATTCGCTTATGGAGAAAGAAAGGGACGAATATATTAATGCTCTCTCTCACGAGAGAACGGATGACCGCAGAGGATATCGGAATGGCTACTATGAACGAGAATTAATTACCGGCACTGGCTCACTCACATTAAAGGTTCCCCGAACTCGTGATGGTGAATTTTCAACTTCTGTATTCCAAAAGTATGAGCGATGCGAACAAGCTCTAATTCTTTCTATGATTGAGATGGTTGTAAATGGAGTCTCAACTCGTAAAGTTACCAAGATTGTAGAAGAACTGTGTGGAAAAGGTGTATCTAAATCACTAGTATCTAACCTCACTAAATCATTGGATCCAATAGTTAATGAGTGGAGAAACCGCCCACTAAACACCCTTTATTATCCATACATATATGTTGATGCCATGTATATTAAAGTTCGTGAGAACGATAGGGTTGTTTCAAAAGGAGTACTTATAGCTTGCGGTGTAAACGAAGAAGGACATAGAGAGATTATTGGGTTAAGGGTTACCCATGGGGAATCAGAAGAAAGTTGGTCTAATTTCTTTGATCACCTAAAATCAAGAGGGATACAATCACCTAAGATGGTGATTTCTGATGCACATGCAGGGTTAGTGGCTGCTATAAAAGAATCCTTTTTAGGAACCTCTTGGCAAAGGTGTTGTGTTCATTTTCTTAGGAATATAATGGACTCCTTTCCTAAGAAAAACTCTTCAGAAGCAAAAACAGAACTCAAGGAAATCTTTAGAACATCCAACATTAAATTGAGCCGAGAACTGAAGCGCGACTTTATTGAGAAGTATTACGAAGTAAAAGGGTTTACTAAGGTAATTGAAACGTTGGATGCTGGCTTTGAAGATGCAATGCAGTTTCATTCTCAAAAAGCTGAGCTTCACAAACACTTACGTACAACCAATATGCTAGAAAGAGTAAATAGGGAAATAAGGAGAAGAGAAAGGGTAATTCAAATTTTCCCGAACGATCAATCTGCAATACGTATAATTGGATCTGTACTGATGAAAATGGAGGAAGAATGGAGTAAGTCAAAGTATATACACCATATCTAA
- a CDS encoding MerR family transcriptional regulator, translating into MSDNIRRSMPLFPIGIVMQLTELSARQIRYYEENELVFPARSEGNRRLFSFNDVDTLLEIKNLIEQKVNIAGIKQLMTVKQQLNEVPSEEVTKEAVKPELSDDQLRKLLRAEMMQAGRYNRTSLRQGDMSRFFH; encoded by the coding sequence GTGAGTGACAATATTAGACGTTCGATGCCATTATTTCCAATAGGAATTGTCATGCAACTAACGGAATTGTCAGCTCGACAAATCCGATATTATGAAGAAAATGAGCTGGTATTTCCTGCTCGTTCAGAAGGCAATCGCCGACTTTTTTCCTTCAATGATGTAGACACTCTATTAGAGATTAAAAACCTCATTGAACAAAAAGTGAACATTGCTGGCATCAAACAGTTGATGACAGTCAAGCAACAGCTTAACGAGGTTCCTTCAGAAGAGGTAACGAAAGAAGCTGTTAAGCCTGAATTGTCGGATGACCAATTACGCAAATTATTGCGTGCTGAAATGATGCAAGCTGGAAGATATAATCGAACGAGTCTTCGTCAAGGAGACATGTCCCGATTTTTCCATTAA